Proteins encoded by one window of Pseudomonas coleopterorum:
- a CDS encoding class I SAM-dependent methyltransferase, which translates to MSAMQTLFNACRDEIENGDLVKGFTQLSEELTEHRLKLNKDDWSAQVLKVFRSHPLARILQEDPYTRRALEKPRGYAGDAVMMDYMNFQQPPRGCSELGERIFRAVVASPNGASVRWRCEYLAGLIAREAQRRSSLSVLSVACGHCREGLMLQPATKARIKRLIALDQDAKSLEVVRNSLKGFVTPVRMNVKDIATDSSLGSFNLIYSAGLFDYLPDRAATALCTALLKRTTSGGTLLIANFTPDNWGRGYMETVMDWHLILRTKDAMRTLIPASQVAKSYLHFDPYLNVIYLEITKV; encoded by the coding sequence ATGTCAGCTATGCAGACGTTATTCAACGCGTGCCGTGATGAAATTGAAAACGGCGATCTCGTCAAGGGCTTTACCCAGCTTTCGGAAGAATTGACAGAGCACCGCTTGAAGCTGAACAAGGACGACTGGAGTGCTCAGGTTCTCAAGGTTTTCAGGTCCCATCCCCTCGCTCGGATTTTGCAGGAGGATCCCTACACTCGCCGCGCCTTGGAGAAGCCCCGAGGTTACGCTGGCGATGCAGTCATGATGGACTACATGAATTTTCAGCAACCTCCCCGTGGGTGCAGCGAACTGGGCGAGCGTATTTTCAGGGCTGTGGTCGCCAGCCCCAATGGCGCGAGCGTGCGCTGGAGATGCGAGTATCTCGCCGGTCTGATTGCCCGTGAAGCCCAGCGTCGAAGCAGTTTGTCCGTGCTCAGCGTGGCGTGCGGTCATTGCCGCGAAGGCCTGATGCTGCAGCCTGCAACCAAAGCCCGAATAAAGCGCCTTATCGCTTTGGATCAGGATGCCAAAAGCCTCGAAGTTGTCCGAAACAGTCTGAAAGGGTTCGTAACACCTGTACGAATGAATGTTAAAGACATCGCCACCGATTCGAGCTTGGGATCCTTTAATCTTATCTATTCGGCAGGTTTGTTCGACTACCTTCCAGATCGTGCTGCAACGGCGTTGTGCACCGCACTTCTAAAGCGAACGACCTCCGGAGGCACACTTCTCATCGCCAATTTCACCCCGGACAATTGGGGGCGCGGGTATATGGAAACCGTCATGGATTGGCATTTGATCCTGAGAACCAAAGACGCTATGCGCACGTTGATACCGGCTAGCCAAGTAGCCAAGTCATATCTGCACTTCGACCCCTACCTCAACGTGATTTATCTGGAGATCACCAAAGTGTGA
- a CDS encoding methyl-accepting chemotaxis protein — protein sequence MDDLAATIDRQNTVSTQAGSTVEDLARQADQAVIGARALASSSLQIQSIVQVIQQIAGQTNLLALNAAIEAARAGDLGRGFAVVADEVRKLAEITRKNAADIGVDVDLLSSEIQRVAQQIEDQSTGVSALREMLDTLEASSQATEGTARRTKGIADTLTGLTRG from the coding sequence ATGGACGATCTGGCCGCCACCATCGACCGGCAGAATACCGTTTCGACCCAGGCCGGCAGCACCGTCGAAGATCTCGCCCGGCAGGCCGACCAAGCAGTGATCGGCGCGCGTGCCCTGGCCAGTTCGAGCCTGCAGATTCAATCCATCGTCCAGGTGATTCAGCAGATCGCCGGCCAGACCAATCTGCTCGCGCTCAACGCCGCCATCGAAGCAGCCCGCGCGGGCGATCTGGGAAGGGGCTTCGCCGTGGTGGCCGACGAGGTCCGCAAACTGGCGGAGATCACCCGCAAGAATGCAGCGGACATCGGCGTGGATGTCGATCTGCTGTCGAGCGAGATCCAGCGAGTGGCTCAGCAGATCGAAGATCAGTCCACAGGAGTGAGTGCGTTGAGGGAGATGCTAGACACCTTGGAGGCGTCGAGCCAGGCAACCGAGGGGACGGCGAGGCGGACCAAGGGGATTGCGGATACGTTGACGGGGCTGACGCGAGGCTGA
- a CDS encoding LysR family transcriptional regulator: protein MSHYQSIDSEVLRTFVAIADEGGFTKAGERVNRTQSAVSMQMKRLEEDVLCRQLFERDGRQVKLTAEGQILLGYARRILKLHSEVFTTLREPHMVGTVRIGTPDDYAMRFLPGILSGFAQAFPLVQVEVHCESSRQLMQRKDLDLTIVTREPGREVGQLLRQERFVWAEAEGFFLHEQTPVPLAMFNTDCFCRIWACNALDAGQKPYRIAYSSPSLAAIMAAVGVGLAVTAQLQSLITPGLRIIGEAEGMPLLPLASIMLLRNPDTRSPMIDALAEHIVEGFRL from the coding sequence AGTCCTGCGTACCTTCGTGGCCATCGCCGATGAGGGCGGTTTCACCAAGGCCGGTGAGCGGGTGAACCGCACCCAGTCGGCGGTGAGCATGCAGATGAAGCGGCTCGAGGAAGACGTGCTGTGTCGGCAACTGTTCGAGCGCGATGGCCGGCAGGTGAAGCTGACGGCTGAAGGGCAGATTCTGTTGGGTTATGCGCGCCGCATTCTCAAATTGCACAGCGAAGTGTTCACCACCCTGCGCGAGCCGCACATGGTCGGCACGGTGCGCATCGGTACTCCGGACGACTACGCCATGCGCTTTCTACCGGGGATCTTGTCGGGCTTTGCTCAGGCGTTTCCGCTGGTGCAGGTGGAAGTGCATTGCGAGAGCTCCCGGCAGTTGATGCAACGCAAGGACCTGGATCTGACGATCGTTACCCGTGAGCCCGGGCGCGAAGTCGGCCAGTTGCTGCGTCAGGAGCGCTTCGTGTGGGCCGAAGCCGAGGGCTTTTTTCTCCATGAACAAACGCCCGTGCCACTGGCGATGTTCAATACCGATTGTTTTTGCCGGATATGGGCGTGCAATGCCCTGGACGCCGGGCAGAAACCCTACCGGATCGCCTACTCCAGCCCCAGCCTCGCGGCGATAATGGCCGCGGTCGGCGTTGGTCTGGCGGTCACCGCACAGCTGCAGAGCCTGATCACGCCGGGGCTGCGGATCATCGGCGAAGCCGAGGGCATGCCCTTGTTGCCATTGGCGAGCATCATGCTGCTGCGCAACCCCGATACCCGGTCGCCAATGATCGATGCGTTGGCCGAGCATATCGTCGAGGGGTTCAGGCTTTGA